A stretch of the Marinobacter sp. JH2 genome encodes the following:
- a CDS encoding DUF523 and DUF1722 domain-containing protein yields MTQIPVGISTCLLGKEVRYDGGHKHSRYCTKVLAQHFDFRSICPELEAGLGVPRPAIHLREKDGELRLTDNKGTADHTEAMDDFIQQVMPSLADLRGYILMAKSPSCGMERIKIHDADGNVMNRDGRGLFAEALMKAYPLMPVEEEGRLNDNVLRENFIERVFAYDDWMLNVAGENLTKQSLQDFHRRYKFALLAHSEKIYRQLGPMLADMKSEPLEDIADRYIRGFMEAMTQRVSRGAHVNAMNHLLGYLKNDMSAADKTVLLEQIDAYHRGEVPLVVPMTLLRLAQRREPVDYLSTQKYLTPYPDELGLRNNV; encoded by the coding sequence GTGACCCAAATTCCCGTTGGCATAAGCACTTGCCTGCTCGGCAAGGAAGTTCGCTACGATGGCGGCCATAAACATTCCCGGTATTGCACGAAAGTGCTCGCTCAGCATTTTGATTTCCGCTCTATCTGCCCCGAGCTTGAAGCCGGTTTAGGTGTCCCCCGCCCCGCGATTCATCTGCGCGAGAAAGACGGCGAATTGCGCCTGACCGACAACAAGGGTACTGCGGACCATACCGAGGCGATGGATGACTTCATTCAGCAGGTAATGCCATCGTTAGCAGATCTACGCGGTTATATTCTGATGGCCAAATCGCCCAGCTGCGGCATGGAGCGCATAAAAATTCACGACGCCGATGGCAACGTCATGAACCGGGATGGCCGGGGCCTGTTTGCCGAGGCGCTGATGAAAGCCTACCCGTTAATGCCGGTTGAAGAAGAAGGCCGCTTGAACGACAACGTACTGCGGGAGAACTTCATCGAGCGAGTCTTTGCCTACGACGACTGGATGCTAAACGTCGCCGGTGAAAACCTCACCAAACAATCTTTGCAGGATTTCCACAGGCGCTACAAGTTTGCGCTGCTGGCCCATTCCGAGAAGATTTACCGCCAGCTTGGCCCGATGCTGGCCGACATGAAATCCGAACCCTTGGAAGACATAGCAGACCGCTATATTCGCGGCTTTATGGAAGCCATGACCCAGCGTGTTAGTAGAGGCGCTCATGTGAACGCCATGAACCATCTGCTGGGGTATCTGAAAAATGACATGAGTGCGGCAGACAAAACCGTACTGTTAGAGCAGATTGACGCTTATCACCGCGGCGAAGTGCCACTGGTTGTGCCGATGACGCTGCTGCGCCTGGCGCAACGCCGGGAGCCTGTGGACTATTTAAGCACCCAGAAGTACCTCACACCCTACCCGGACGAACTGGGTTTGAGAAACAACGTATAA
- a CDS encoding DUF6160 family protein: MFTRIRLCKSIASLCLAGGATLALPAFADFTPLTDSTLSSVTGQAGVTIELETKLNIDRITWTDEGSLSVNGFRLSGHNDTTLDNLKLTVDIAGDGEVLDHGFSEIARRAAAGQLDTSNPDVSDALAKYSVGGSYGKAFNSGDMVIHLGAADYGDPTNLNDYLRAVDFELGIDSLTTSGSEGSANLFSNILLQGYVGPTDLIIRNGGTSTRTLGNGNTVSGSELQLDTHFEITNGSLDWDAADLIFIFNFAAVGIEGLQIHNRRGNDTLGHFGMASATAKLSQGTSAGSGKSGLSIHDVEFRADIDMPVFKVGGTSIGSVQFTDFAIKNTTMMVYGH, encoded by the coding sequence ATGTTTACTCGTATCCGTCTTTGTAAATCTATTGCCAGCTTATGCCTTGCGGGAGGAGCCACGCTCGCGCTTCCTGCCTTCGCTGATTTCACACCATTAACGGACTCGACCTTGTCCTCCGTTACCGGGCAAGCGGGTGTGACCATTGAGCTGGAAACCAAACTCAACATCGATCGCATCACCTGGACCGACGAAGGCTCGCTCAGCGTTAACGGGTTTCGTTTATCGGGTCACAACGACACCACCCTGGACAACTTAAAGCTGACGGTTGATATCGCTGGCGACGGCGAAGTGCTGGACCATGGCTTTTCGGAGATAGCCCGTCGTGCCGCCGCTGGCCAGCTGGATACATCTAACCCCGATGTTTCCGACGCCCTTGCCAAATACTCGGTGGGTGGCAGTTACGGAAAAGCCTTCAACAGCGGAGACATGGTGATTCATCTGGGCGCCGCCGACTACGGTGACCCAACCAACCTGAACGATTATCTGAGAGCGGTCGATTTTGAATTGGGTATAGACAGCCTGACCACGTCCGGCTCGGAAGGCAGCGCTAACCTGTTCTCAAACATTTTGCTTCAAGGCTACGTTGGCCCTACTGATCTGATCATTCGAAATGGCGGCACCTCTACCCGAACTCTGGGCAATGGCAACACGGTATCGGGCTCTGAGCTGCAATTGGATACGCACTTTGAGATCACCAACGGAAGTCTGGATTGGGATGCCGCTGACCTGATCTTCATTTTCAACTTTGCCGCGGTGGGCATTGAAGGATTGCAGATTCATAACCGACGGGGTAACGATACCCTTGGCCACTTCGGTATGGCCAGCGCCACCGCGAAGCTGTCTCAGGGCACCAGTGCCGGTTCTGGCAAAAGCGGTTTGTCCATTCACGATGTCGAGTTCCGTGCCGACATTGATATGCCCGTCTTCAAAGTCGGTGGCACCAGCATAGGCTCTGTTCAATTCACGGACTTTGCCATTAAAAACACAACGATGATGGTTTACGGCCACTAA
- a CDS encoding GntR family transcriptional regulator — MDFQAPNTLAEQIASYLAERIMTGQIQPGQRIQEANLANELKVSRASVKEALYTLERWHLVEITPRKGASATQINAEYAAELYDVYMHLLVMLATRLCERWQEEDKPVVMEAVSKVVAQIQNNRADLTAIVETSFGVMEACCEVVGNPYLTESLSNFKPAVSRAYYLSAKRYQQGLAETRRFFSELQPAVLARDTVKVRKLIEMFVEQQKQLIQQALA; from the coding sequence ATGGATTTTCAAGCGCCAAACACTCTGGCCGAACAAATCGCCAGCTATCTGGCCGAGCGCATCATGACGGGGCAGATTCAGCCGGGCCAGCGTATTCAGGAAGCCAACCTGGCAAACGAACTCAAGGTGAGCCGGGCATCGGTGAAGGAAGCGTTGTATACCCTCGAACGCTGGCACTTGGTAGAAATTACGCCTCGAAAGGGCGCGTCTGCCACTCAGATCAACGCGGAATATGCAGCCGAGCTTTACGATGTCTACATGCACTTGCTGGTCATGCTTGCCACCCGCTTGTGCGAACGTTGGCAAGAAGAAGACAAGCCCGTTGTGATGGAGGCTGTGAGTAAGGTTGTTGCCCAGATCCAAAACAATCGAGCCGACCTCACGGCCATTGTTGAGACCAGTTTTGGCGTCATGGAAGCCTGCTGCGAGGTGGTCGGTAACCCCTACCTCACCGAATCTCTGTCCAACTTCAAACCTGCGGTCAGCCGAGCTTATTACCTCAGCGCCAAACGGTATCAGCAGGGGCTCGCCGAAACCCGCCGCTTCTTCAGTGAATTGCAGCCCGCCGTGCTGGCCCGTGACACCGTTAAGGTTCGCAAGCTGATCGAAATGTTCGTAGAGCAACAGAAACAGCTGATCCAACAGGCGTTGGCTTAA
- the gloA gene encoding lactoylglutathione lyase: protein MPKHFEQAVGLHDAPVPETEGYVFNQTMLRIKNPERSLDFYSRVMGMRLVRKLDFPEMKFTLYFLAYLDDAEAERVPADNAHRTTYTFGREAMLELTHNWGTEDDPDFSYHNGNDQPQGFGHIGVAVPDVYSACERFEQLGVEFVKRPDDGKMKGLAFVKDPDGYWIEILQPNMLEKQRKDS from the coding sequence ATGCCAAAGCATTTCGAACAGGCCGTTGGCCTGCATGACGCGCCGGTTCCTGAAACCGAAGGTTACGTGTTCAACCAAACCATGCTGCGGATTAAAAACCCAGAGCGTTCTCTGGATTTTTATTCCCGAGTGATGGGCATGCGCTTGGTGCGTAAACTGGACTTTCCCGAAATGAAGTTCACGCTGTATTTTCTGGCGTATCTGGACGATGCCGAAGCCGAGCGAGTGCCGGCGGACAATGCTCACCGGACGACATACACCTTTGGCCGCGAAGCCATGTTGGAACTGACCCACAACTGGGGCACCGAAGACGACCCCGACTTCAGCTACCACAACGGTAACGACCAGCCGCAGGGCTTTGGCCACATCGGCGTTGCCGTACCGGATGTTTACAGTGCTTGTGAACGCTTCGAGCAACTCGGTGTCGAGTTTGTGAAACGCCCGGACGACGGCAAAATGAAGGGCTTGGCGTTTGTCAAAGACCCGGATGGCTACTGGATTGAGATCCTGCAGCCAAACATGCTGGAAAAGCAGCGTAAGGACAGCTAA
- a CDS encoding EamA family transporter — protein sequence MIQGVLLIALAALLWATTSIVAKFLFGGSDLAPITLAFLRLAVALPFFWVLMCREQRQLRRDNPDGNAVGSSLRSLNWKALLPLTALGLFQALYQGSYLVAVDLSGAGIATLISLCLPPVFVAILAAPMLGERPTLTTWIAALGAVIGTGMLVLGDIDTTGTLRLAGILMSLLAAAVYTGFTLTSRYNSVGTPAFTTAFICFFTAALLLLPVVLFTGGFAALETMALKHWLMVCYIGVVPTGIGYLMFFTGIKSTPATLSSIVVTLEPLFVALLAWLILGEMLGTVGVAGAIVLVVAVIVASRSNTAAGANQNG from the coding sequence ATGATTCAAGGCGTTCTGTTAATTGCACTGGCAGCCCTGCTTTGGGCGACTACCAGCATTGTTGCGAAGTTTCTGTTCGGCGGCTCTGATCTCGCGCCCATTACCCTTGCCTTCTTACGCTTGGCTGTAGCGCTGCCGTTCTTCTGGGTTTTAATGTGCCGGGAGCAGCGCCAGCTTCGCCGAGACAATCCTGACGGGAATGCGGTGGGCAGTTCGTTACGCTCGCTCAATTGGAAAGCGCTTTTGCCGTTAACGGCGCTTGGGTTGTTTCAAGCCCTTTATCAAGGCAGCTATCTGGTTGCCGTCGATTTGTCCGGAGCGGGCATTGCCACGTTAATTTCACTTTGTCTGCCGCCCGTCTTCGTCGCCATTCTGGCCGCCCCCATGTTGGGCGAGCGTCCAACACTCACTACCTGGATTGCAGCATTGGGCGCGGTTATCGGCACCGGCATGCTGGTGTTGGGCGACATCGATACAACCGGTACTCTTAGGCTTGCCGGCATTTTGATGTCGCTGTTGGCGGCTGCGGTGTACACCGGGTTCACGCTGACCAGCCGTTATAACTCGGTGGGCACGCCCGCGTTCACTACAGCGTTTATCTGTTTTTTCACCGCCGCTCTTTTGCTGTTGCCCGTGGTGTTATTCACCGGCGGATTCGCTGCTTTGGAAACCATGGCACTGAAGCACTGGCTGATGGTGTGTTATATCGGGGTGGTACCCACGGGCATCGGCTACCTGATGTTTTTTACCGGCATAAAAAGCACGCCGGCCACCCTGTCTAGCATTGTCGTTACGCTGGAGCCTTTGTTTGTGGCACTGTTGGCGTGGCTTATTCTGGGGGAAATGCTAGGGACAGTGGGCGTGGCAGGAGCCATTGTGTTGGTGGTGGCGGTGATTGTTGCGTCGCGCAGTAACACCGCGGCCGGAGCCAACCAGAACGGTTGA
- a CDS encoding ComEA family DNA-binding protein yields MKHTSFFAALVLLFSLATGFAHANEPSEININAADVATLSALSGIGQSKAEAIVAYREANGPFTSVEDLANVKGIGARTVEKNAPRLAVK; encoded by the coding sequence ATGAAACACACCTCTTTTTTTGCTGCCCTTGTTCTGCTGTTCAGCCTGGCAACCGGCTTTGCTCACGCCAATGAGCCAAGCGAGATCAACATCAATGCGGCGGATGTGGCCACGCTATCTGCCTTAAGCGGGATCGGCCAAAGCAAAGCCGAAGCCATTGTGGCGTACCGTGAAGCCAACGGCCCGTTTACGTCCGTTGAGGATCTGGCCAATGTAAAAGGTATTGGCGCCCGCACCGTTGAGAAGAACGCTCCGCGTCTTGCTGTAAAATAG
- a CDS encoding urease accessory protein UreD, protein MTAYQPIATHSSGHRFDTERRWAASLSLGFESRSEGGAEPITRMVRRSHTGPLRVQRPFYPEGKHGCCHVYLLHPPGGLVSGDELRIEATVAEGGHTLLTTPAAAKLYKADSHGVAWGQHTRLQVAKDATLEYLPQETIAFDGSRGEQTTTIELESGAKTLGWEVLALGRPASELPFATGALEQRFHLSLDGKPLWLERQLLDPTHRRFIGHWGQGGATVQATLWAVGLSDEAAAIEALREQLPDHNRWAVTRRRGVLLLRYLGTERNEAWALCEQAWHLLRPMLTGLPAHTPRIWLT, encoded by the coding sequence ATGACCGCGTACCAACCGATCGCGACCCATAGCTCCGGCCATCGATTTGACACCGAACGGCGCTGGGCGGCCTCACTGTCCCTCGGCTTCGAATCCCGAAGCGAGGGCGGAGCAGAGCCGATCACCCGCATGGTGCGCCGCAGTCACACGGGCCCATTGCGGGTTCAACGCCCGTTCTATCCGGAAGGCAAACACGGCTGCTGCCACGTGTACCTGTTGCACCCGCCTGGAGGCTTGGTGAGCGGCGACGAACTGCGCATCGAAGCCACCGTAGCCGAAGGCGGTCACACCCTGCTGACCACCCCGGCGGCCGCAAAGCTCTACAAAGCCGACAGCCACGGCGTGGCCTGGGGCCAGCACACCCGGTTACAGGTGGCCAAAGACGCAACACTCGAATACCTGCCCCAGGAAACCATCGCCTTTGACGGCTCCCGGGGCGAACAAACCACCACCATCGAACTGGAAAGCGGTGCCAAAACCCTCGGCTGGGAAGTGCTCGCTCTGGGCCGCCCGGCCAGCGAACTGCCTTTCGCCACCGGCGCGCTGGAGCAACGCTTTCACCTAAGCCTCGATGGCAAGCCCCTGTGGCTTGAACGCCAGCTACTGGACCCAACCCATCGCCGGTTCATCGGCCACTGGGGGCAGGGCGGTGCCACCGTGCAGGCAACACTCTGGGCTGTCGGCCTAAGTGATGAAGCCGCCGCCATCGAAGCTCTAAGAGAACAACTCCCGGACCACAACCGCTGGGCAGTCACCCGCCGCCGAGGCGTGTTGTTGCTGCGCTATCTCGGCACCGAGCGTAACGAAGCCTGGGCTCTATGCGAACAAGCCTGGCATCTGCTGCGGCCAATGCTCACCGGCTTGCCTGCTCATACACCCAGAATCTGGCTCACTTGA
- the ureA gene encoding urease subunit gamma, which produces MELTPRDKDKLLLFTAALLAERRKAKGLKLNYPEAIALISAEIMEGAREGRTVAELMSAGTEILTRDDVMDGIADMIHEVQVEATFPDGTKLVTVHNPIV; this is translated from the coding sequence ATGGAACTGACCCCCAGAGACAAAGACAAGCTGCTGTTGTTCACCGCCGCTTTACTTGCCGAACGGCGCAAAGCCAAAGGCCTGAAACTGAACTACCCCGAAGCCATCGCCCTGATCAGCGCCGAAATCATGGAAGGCGCCCGCGAAGGCCGGACCGTGGCCGAACTCATGAGCGCCGGCACCGAAATCCTCACCCGGGACGACGTCATGGACGGCATTGCCGACATGATCCACGAAGTGCAAGTGGAAGCCACCTTCCCGGACGGCACCAAACTGGTCACCGTTCACAATCCGATCGTGTAA
- a CDS encoding urease subunit beta has protein sequence MTPGEYQIRDGDIELCAGRERITLDVANTGDRPVQIGSHYHFAEANPALNFGRAKARGFRLDVAAGTAIRFEPGQTRSVTLIPFVGKREIYGFRGEVMGPLEDTK, from the coding sequence ATGACCCCCGGTGAATACCAAATCCGAGACGGCGACATCGAACTCTGCGCCGGCCGCGAACGCATTACGCTAGACGTCGCCAACACCGGCGACCGCCCGGTACAAATCGGCTCCCACTATCACTTCGCCGAAGCCAATCCGGCACTCAACTTCGGCCGTGCCAAAGCCCGCGGATTTCGGCTCGACGTCGCCGCCGGTACCGCCATCCGCTTCGAACCTGGCCAAACCCGCTCCGTCACGCTGATCCCCTTCGTCGGCAAGCGGGAAATCTACGGGTTCCGAGGTGAAGTGATGGGCCCGCTGGAGGATACGAAATGA
- the ureC gene encoding urease subunit alpha, with product MKISRQAYADMYGPTVGDRVRLGDTELWIEVEQDHTHYGDEVKFGGGKVIRDGMGQSQRVDDAVMDTVITNALILDWWGIVKADVGIQKGRIAAIGKAGNPDTQPDVTIVIGPGTEIIAGEGKILTAGGIDPHIHFICPQQVEEALMSGITTMLGGGTGPATGTNATTCTPGAWHMGKMLQAVDSLPMNIGFLGKGNASLPEGLEAQIKAGAIGLKLHEDWGASPASIDNCLTVADQYDIQVAIHTDTLNESGFVEDTLAAFKGRCIHTFHTEGAGGGHAPDIITACSKDYVLPSSTNPTRPYTVNTVDEHLDMLMVCHHLDPNIPEDVAFADSRIRRETIAAEDILHDIGVISMISSDSQAMGRVGEVVCRTWQTAHKMKVQRGLLPEDQERGADNFRAKRYIAKYTINSAITHGIAHEVGSVEVGKLADLVLWSPAFFGVKPATILKGGMIAAAPMGDPNASIPTPQPVHYRPMFGAFGKAASATRLTFVSQAALEANIGEELGLDSPLSACKGVRSVRKKDMKLNDACPHITVDPQTYEVHADGELLTCEPATELPLAQRYHLF from the coding sequence ATGAAAATAAGCAGACAAGCTTACGCCGACATGTACGGCCCCACCGTGGGCGACCGCGTGCGCCTAGGCGACACCGAACTGTGGATCGAAGTCGAACAAGACCACACCCACTACGGCGACGAAGTAAAATTCGGCGGCGGCAAGGTCATCCGAGACGGCATGGGCCAAAGCCAGCGGGTAGACGATGCCGTCATGGACACCGTCATTACCAATGCCTTGATCCTCGACTGGTGGGGCATCGTCAAAGCCGACGTAGGCATTCAAAAAGGCCGCATCGCCGCCATCGGCAAAGCGGGCAACCCCGACACCCAGCCAGACGTCACCATCGTGATCGGCCCCGGCACCGAAATCATCGCCGGCGAAGGCAAAATCCTCACTGCCGGTGGCATCGACCCCCACATCCACTTCATCTGCCCCCAACAGGTAGAAGAAGCCCTGATGAGCGGCATCACCACCATGCTTGGGGGCGGCACCGGCCCGGCCACCGGCACCAACGCCACCACCTGCACACCCGGTGCCTGGCACATGGGCAAAATGCTTCAGGCCGTTGATAGCCTGCCCATGAACATCGGCTTTCTGGGCAAAGGCAACGCCAGCCTGCCCGAAGGGCTCGAAGCGCAAATCAAAGCCGGAGCCATCGGCCTAAAACTGCACGAAGACTGGGGCGCCAGCCCGGCGAGCATCGACAACTGCCTGACCGTGGCAGACCAATACGACATCCAGGTGGCCATCCACACCGACACCCTGAACGAATCCGGCTTCGTGGAAGACACCCTTGCCGCATTCAAAGGCCGCTGCATTCACACCTTCCACACCGAAGGCGCGGGTGGCGGCCACGCACCCGACATCATCACCGCCTGCTCCAAGGATTACGTACTGCCGTCGTCCACCAACCCGACCCGGCCCTACACCGTAAACACCGTGGACGAACACCTCGACATGCTGATGGTGTGCCACCACCTGGACCCGAACATCCCCGAAGACGTGGCCTTCGCCGACTCCCGCATTCGCCGGGAAACTATCGCCGCCGAAGACATCCTGCACGACATCGGTGTGATCTCCATGATCTCCTCCGACTCCCAGGCCATGGGCCGGGTAGGCGAAGTGGTGTGCCGCACCTGGCAAACCGCCCACAAAATGAAAGTGCAGCGCGGCCTGCTGCCGGAAGACCAAGAACGAGGTGCCGACAACTTCCGCGCCAAGCGCTACATCGCCAAGTACACCATCAACTCCGCCATCACCCACGGCATCGCTCACGAAGTTGGCTCGGTGGAAGTGGGCAAGTTGGCGGACTTGGTGCTGTGGAGCCCCGCGTTCTTTGGCGTTAAACCAGCCACCATCCTCAAGGGCGGCATGATTGCAGCTGCCCCCATGGGCGACCCGAACGCCTCTATTCCCACTCCCCAACCGGTGCATTACCGCCCCATGTTCGGCGCCTTTGGCAAAGCCGCCAGTGCCACCCGCCTGACCTTCGTCAGCCAAGCCGCGCTCGAGGCCAACATTGGTGAAGAGCTGGGGTTAGACAGCCCGTTGTCCGCCTGCAAAGGCGTGCGGAGCGTGCGCAAGAAAGACATGAAACTGAACGACGCGTGCCCGCACATCACCGTGGACCCGCAAACCTACGAGGTACACGCAGACGGCGAACTGCTCACCTGTGAGCCAGCCACCGAACTGCCCTTGGCCCAGCGCTACCACTTATTCTGA
- the ureE gene encoding urease accessory protein UreE, with the protein MLELTKRLGDANHAGIDPREILDNLTLPYELRIRGRLRATTETKVDVGLFLDRGPVLRDGDLLQAKTGEIIRIRAAEEQVVTARIENGQPLARLCYHLGNRHVTLAIGMDEQGAYVRITPDHVLEELAERLGATLTHHTAPFDPEPGAYTQAGYSHGHGHSHSHDHGHSHGHTHEHSH; encoded by the coding sequence ATGTTGGAACTGACAAAACGCCTTGGCGATGCGAACCACGCCGGGATCGACCCCCGCGAGATTCTGGATAACCTGACCTTGCCCTACGAGCTGCGAATTCGCGGCCGTTTACGGGCCACCACTGAAACCAAGGTAGACGTAGGCCTGTTTCTAGATCGCGGCCCGGTTCTGCGGGACGGCGACCTACTGCAAGCCAAAACAGGCGAGATCATCCGTATCCGCGCCGCAGAAGAACAGGTGGTCACCGCTCGCATCGAAAACGGCCAGCCACTGGCGCGCCTGTGCTATCACCTGGGCAACCGTCACGTAACGCTGGCCATCGGAATGGACGAGCAGGGCGCCTACGTGCGCATCACCCCGGACCACGTACTGGAAGAACTGGCGGAACGTTTAGGCGCAACCCTGACCCACCACACCGCCCCGTTCGACCCGGAACCCGGTGCCTACACCCAAGCCGGGTATTCCCATGGGCATGGCCACAGCCATTCACACGATCACGGGCACAGCCATGGCCACACTCACGAACACTCCCACTGA
- a CDS encoding urease accessory UreF family protein, whose product MATLTNTPTEAVTPQGSDLALLGLMQLVSPALPIGAFAWSQGLESAFELGWVNNEAELAQWIEGVLEDGLSRCELPLLVRLQKAWANSDAEALAQWNDWLHATRETAELSDEDTRLGAALVTLLRNLELLPEPRLIPEDPGYITMFAWVAHQRCVPVRQALLGFAWAWLENQLAVACKALPLGHTAAQRIIEELRPKLAVAVDAALERNDHELGPILPGLALGSALHETQYSRLFRS is encoded by the coding sequence ATGGCCACACTCACGAACACTCCCACTGAGGCCGTCACCCCGCAAGGGAGCGACCTGGCATTACTGGGCCTGATGCAACTCGTAAGCCCGGCATTGCCCATCGGCGCCTTTGCGTGGTCCCAAGGCTTGGAAAGCGCTTTTGAACTGGGCTGGGTGAACAACGAAGCCGAACTGGCTCAGTGGATTGAAGGCGTACTGGAAGACGGCCTCAGCCGCTGCGAATTGCCCCTGCTGGTGCGCTTGCAAAAAGCCTGGGCCAACAGCGATGCCGAAGCATTGGCGCAGTGGAATGACTGGCTGCACGCCACCCGGGAAACCGCCGAACTGAGCGACGAAGACACCCGCCTTGGCGCGGCCCTCGTGACCTTGCTGCGCAACCTGGAACTGCTGCCCGAGCCACGCCTGATACCGGAAGACCCCGGCTACATCACCATGTTCGCCTGGGTTGCCCACCAACGGTGTGTGCCCGTGCGCCAAGCGCTGCTCGGCTTCGCCTGGGCCTGGCTGGAAAACCAGCTCGCCGTAGCCTGCAAAGCACTGCCCCTCGGCCACACGGCCGCCCAGCGCATTATCGAAGAACTGCGGCCGAAATTGGCAGTAGCCGTAGACGCTGCGCTGGAACGAAACGATCACGAACTCGGGCCCATCCTACCGGGATTGGCGCTCGGAAGTGCCTTACACGAAACACAGTATTCACGGCTTTTCAGAAGCTGA
- the ureG gene encoding urease accessory protein UreG — protein sequence MTHCLRVGVGGPVGSGKTALLRQLCKALRNHYNIAVVTNDIYTREDADFLLRHEALDADRILGVETGGCPHTAIREDASMNLAAIDDLQSRHPDLELVLVESGGDNLSATFSPELSDLTLYVIDVSAGDKIPRKGGPGITKSDLLIINKIDIAEQVHASLDVMERDSKKMRGERPFVFTNLYDGVGLETIISFILERGMLPERRPEKLAETA from the coding sequence ATGACACATTGTTTGAGAGTTGGAGTCGGCGGCCCCGTAGGCTCTGGTAAAACCGCCTTGCTGCGACAGTTGTGCAAAGCCCTGCGCAACCACTACAACATCGCCGTGGTCACCAACGACATCTACACCCGGGAAGACGCCGACTTCCTGCTGCGCCACGAAGCGCTGGACGCAGACCGCATCCTCGGCGTGGAAACCGGCGGCTGCCCGCACACCGCTATTCGTGAAGACGCCTCCATGAACCTGGCGGCCATCGACGACCTGCAAAGCCGCCACCCGGATCTGGAACTGGTGCTGGTGGAATCCGGCGGCGACAACCTGTCTGCCACCTTCAGTCCGGAACTGAGCGACCTCACCCTGTACGTGATCGACGTATCCGCAGGCGACAAAATCCCCCGCAAAGGCGGCCCCGGCATCACCAAATCCGACCTGTTGATCATCAACAAGATCGACATCGCCGAACAGGTACACGCCTCCCTCGACGTAATGGAACGGGACAGCAAAAAAATGCGCGGCGAACGCCCCTTCGTGTTCACCAACCTGTACGACGGGGTAGGGCTGGAGACCATCATCAGCTTCATTCTAGAGCGCGGCATGCTGCCGGAAAGACGGCCCGAAAAACTGGCTGAAACAGCCTGA
- a CDS encoding HupE/UreJ family protein: MKHTTKLLTAAALLTASASAMAHPGHTEGGFTSGLLHPMLGLDHLLAMAAIGFWSVRQSKLMKNATPVFVIGGMIGGAALAWGGLNVPGVETGITFSVLVAGILIATLAKLPTAVGGTLVGAFMLFHGFAHGAEMPEGATLAAYLAGFSIATLAITLVGRGLGSLMLKADSRFSRGVGGVLAVAGAYLAAA; this comes from the coding sequence ATGAAACATACAACCAAACTCCTTACCGCCGCCGCGCTGCTGACCGCCTCTGCATCCGCCATGGCCCACCCCGGCCACACCGAAGGCGGCTTCACCAGCGGCTTACTGCACCCCATGCTGGGCCTTGACCACCTGCTGGCCATGGCCGCCATCGGCTTTTGGAGCGTGCGCCAGAGCAAACTGATGAAAAACGCCACTCCCGTTTTCGTGATTGGCGGAATGATAGGTGGCGCAGCCTTGGCCTGGGGTGGCCTGAACGTGCCCGGTGTAGAAACCGGTATCACTTTCTCTGTACTGGTAGCCGGTATCCTCATTGCCACACTGGCGAAACTGCCCACCGCTGTGGGTGGAACTTTGGTCGGCGCCTTCATGTTGTTCCACGGCTTTGCCCATGGCGCGGAAATGCCAGAAGGCGCAACACTGGCTGCGTACCTGGCTGGCTTCTCCATCGCCACTCTTGCCATCACTCTGGTTGGGCGTGGGCTGGGTAGCCTGATGTTGAAAGCCGACAGCCGGTTTAGCCGTGGCGTTGGTGGAGTGCTGGCGGTTGCGGGGGCGTATTTGGCGGCGGCCTGA